A stretch of the Salmo salar chromosome ssa20, Ssal_v3.1, whole genome shotgun sequence genome encodes the following:
- the LOC106580930 gene encoding A disintegrin and metalloproteinase with thrombospondin motifs 15, translating to MSMFIGSLFIFMDVLLYAKLNYCMEIDFCVPVRLDHQHLERHTIRQTEGRMNDQLVVFKITAFRQECYLNLLPDSTFIAHNITPHSGSLASTSSATTDLNHCFYSGDVNADQESYAALSLCKGLQGAFSYQGMEYFINPLGSERAGGGHTVNTERRTHVIRRRGRDRDSSGNSTTNRCGVEPGFTQKLSGSFEKYKRMKGLEMDSLTETVLKSLGRSKRFASIPRFVEVLVVADESMAKFHGDDLKHYLLTLMSVAARLYKHPSIMNSINIVVVGFMVINETEKGPKVSTNAALTLRSFCSWQKNVNKYNDKHPEYWDTAILFTKQDLCGATTCDTLGMADVGTMCDPKRSCSVIEDDGLPSAFTTAHELGHVFNMPHDNVNACKEVFGKLKDNHMMSPTLIQIDRANPWSVCSAAIITDFLDRGHGDCLLDQPQKLLALPESLPGTNYSLHRQCELAFGTGSKPCPYMQHCSKLWCTGKARGQLVCQTRHFPWADGTSCGNSKLCFQGVCTDKNNTTKTKVDGGWGRWGVYGSCSRTCGGGVQLAKRDCNNPVPEYGGKYCKGLRVKYRSCNLDVCPESGKSFREEQCEAFNGFSLNTNRLSASVVWVPKYSGVSPKDKCKLICRANGTGYFYVLAPKVVDGTPCSPDTSAVCVQGKCIKAGCDSKLSSNKKYDKCGVCGGDNQSCKKVSGLFTKPIHGYNFVVMLPVGASNIDIRQRGYRALVNDDNYLAVKNRHGKYLLNGNYVVSAVERDIIVKGSLLRYSGTTSAVEILQATRPLQEALTVEVLSVGKMTPPRVRYSFYLAREHHKEEKILKKVGRSHSQNSVLMDSNKVELKGPSHKSRLPNMWSTGAWEECTVTCGNGLQSRRVQCTDPEGKTATDCDSLQRPAATRVCGDPCPMWDIGQWSSCSKTCGRGFKRRPLRCTTQTGMHLPREHCAGMKKPQELDFCTVQPC from the exons ATGTCTATGTTTATTGGCTCACTGTTTATTTTTATGGATGTCCTATTATATGCTAAATTGAATTATTGCATGGAAATAGATTTTTGCGTACCTGTTCGATTAGATCATCAACATTTGGAAAGACATACTATTCGACAGACGGAGGGGAGAATGAATGACCAGCTAGTTGTTTTTAAAATTACTGCTTTCAGGCAAGAATGTTATCTAAACCTTTTACCGGATTCTACATTTATTGCGCACAACATCACTCCTCACAGCGGCTCCTTAGCATCAACTTCCTCTGCAACCACAGACCTGAACCACTGCTTCTACTCTGGTGATGTCAATGCAGACCAGGAATCGTATGCTGCGCTGAGCCTGTGCAAAGGCTTACAAGGTGCCTTTTCTTACCAGGGCATGGAATATTTCATCAATCCACTTGGGAGCGAAAGGGCCGGAGGAGGACATACAGTGAATACTGAGAGAAGAACCCATGTCATACGCCGCCGGGGACGCGACAGAGACTCCAGCGGCAATTCCACCACGAACAGATGTGGAGTAGAACCTGGTTTCACCCAAAAACTTTCAGGGTCTTTTGAGAAATATAAACGCATGAAAGGACTGGAGATGGACAGCCTGACTGAAACTGTATTGAAGAGCCTGGGTAGATCCAAAAGGTTTGCCTCCATCCCTAGGTTTGTGGAGGTTCTTGTCGTGGCTGATGAGTCTATGGCCAAATTCCACGGGGACGACTTGAAACATTACCTGTTGACCCTGATGTCTGTTGCTGCAAGGCTTTACAAGCACCCCAGCATCATGAACTCCATAAACATAGTGGTAGTGGGCTTCATGGTGATCAACGAAACAGAGAAAGGACCCAAGGTTTCCACCAATGCTGCCCTCACTCTGCGCAGTTTCTGTTCTTGGCAGaaaaatgtaaacaaatacaATGACAAGCACCCTGAATACTGGGACACTGCAATCCTATTCACCAAACAG GACTTGTGTGGAGCCACTACCTGTGACACCTTAGGCATGGCAGACGTGGGCACTATGTGTGATCCCAAGAGAAGCTGCTCTGTCATCGAGGATGACGGTCTCCCTTCGGCCTTCACCACTGCTCATGAATTGG GCCATGTTTTCAACATGCCCCATGACAATGTGAATGCCTGCAAGGAGGTGTTTGGGAAGCTCAAGGACAACCACATGATGTCCCCCACGCTGATCCAGATCGACCGTGCCAACCCCTGGTCTGTGTGCAGCGCAGCCATCATTACAGACTTCCTGGACAGAGGCCACG GGGACTGTCTTCTGGATCAGCCCCAAAAACTGCTGGCTCTGCCCGAAAGCCTCCCAGGCACCAACTACAGCCTCCACCGCCAGTGTGAGCTGGCCTTCGGTACGGGCTCCAAGCCCTGTCCCTACATGCAGCACTGCTCCAAGCTGTGGTGCACGGGCAAGGCCAGAGGCCAGCTGGTCTGTCAGACACGTCATTTCCCCTGGGCCGATGGCACCAGCTGTGGCAACAGTAAGCTCTGTTTCCAAGGGGTGTGCACCGACAAGAACAACACCACTAAGACCAAG GTGGACGGTGGATGGGGGAGGTGGGGTGTGTATGGGTCATGTTCCAGAACCTGTGGAGGAGGAGTTCAGCTTGCCAAAAGAGATTGTAACAACCCTGTTCCAGAATATGGGGGGAAATACTGCAAAGGACTCCGTGTGAAGTATCGCTCCTGCAATTTGGACGTCTGCCCAGAATCAG GCAAAAGCTTCCGTGAGGAGCAGTGCGAGGCGTTCAACGGATTCAGCCTCAACACCAATAGGCTCTCAGCGTCTGTGGTGTGGGTCCCCAAATATTCTGGAGTGTCACCCAAGGACAAGTGCAAGCTCATCTGCAGGGCCAATGGAACAGGCTACTTCTATGTCCTTGCTCCAAAG GTTGTTGATGGAACACCCTGTTCTCCCGACACCTCTGCAGTGTGTGTCCAAGGGAAATGTATCAAGGCGGGCTGTGACAGCAAGCTCAGCTCCAATAAGAAGTATGacaagtgtggtgtgtgtggaggggaCAACCAAAGCTGCAAGAAAGTGTCCGGATTGTTCACCAAACCCAT ACATGGCTACAACTTTGTGGTGATGTTGCCTGTGGGAGCGTCCAACATCGACATCCGACAGCGTGGCTACAGGGCCTTGGTTAACGACGACAACTACCTAGCGGTGAAGAACCGACACGGCAAATACCTTCTGAACGGGAACTACGTGGTGTCAGCGGTGGAGCGGGACATCATTGTGAAGGGCAGCCTGCTGCGCTACAGCGGCACCACTAGTGCTGTGGAGATCCTCCAGGCCACCAGGCCTCTCCAGGAAGCCCTGACCGTGGAGGTCCTCTCGGTGGGGAAGATGACCCCGCCCCGGGTCCGATACTCCTTCTACCTGGCTCGGGAGCACCACAAGGAGGAGAAGATCTTGAAGAAAGTGGGGAGGAGCCACTCACAGAACAGCGTCCTGATGGACAGCAACAAGGTGGAGCTGAAGGGGCCGTCGCACAAGTCCAGGCTCCCGAACATGTGGTCGACGGGGGCATGGGAAGAGTGCACAGTGACCTGTGGGAACGGGCTCCAGAGTAGACGGGTTCAGTGTACGGACCCAGAGGGCAAAACAGCCACGGACTGTGACAGCTTACAGAGGCCGGCTGCCACCAGGGTATGTGGGGACCCCTGTCCCATGTGGGACATAGGCCAGTGGTCGTCATGCTCCAAGACATGCGGGAGGGGCTTCAAACGGCGGCCGCTGCGTTGCACCACTCAGACTGGCATGCACCTACCCAGAGAGCACTGCGCTGGTATGAAGAAGCCACAGGAACTAGATTTCTGCACAGTGCAGCCGTGTTAG